Within uncultured Methanoregula sp., the genomic segment TGGTGTGAATCAAGGCAATACGGGCTGGGATACGTGTCTCTTTAGGTCTCTTTGGTTGGCAAAAGTCACCCTGATACGGGTTTCGGGACGTGGGGGTGCCGGGGCCGGGGAGTCCCGGGGGGCACATCCTCCCTTGATCGAGGTCCACCGTCGGAGACTCCCTGGCCGAAAACGTGTCCCGCCACAAAAACCATGTCTGTTTCGCAAAAAAGCGTGTCAGTTACCATGTCTGTTTTGGGGGGTTTTGCCGGTTTTATGTCGTGAAAGGACCGTGTCAGTTACCATGTTACCAGGGGTCGATTGGGGCGGGCGATCGTCTCTCCATTCAGGGTACCGTGGGGCGAAATGAACAGAGGGGCGGTTTTGGGGAGTGGCCGGAGAGGAAGGATGAGTTGTCGCCGTCACCGATGAGGCGACACAAAGGGTGGAGGGCCGGGCCGGGCTGCAGAAACACAAAAAACTTTATTTTAACCACATTTACTTCTCTGCTTGAAAATCTTTGGAACTAAACTGATCAAAATTTGACTGAAACGAATTATCAAGATATTTAATTTTAGGTTGTTCAGATTTTACTTCACTGACATTTGCTATTGGAAAAATTCCTGTTAGGCAACCGGTACAAAGATTATTATATTGAACACGTAAACATTCATTCAATTTCTCAATAGAAATATAGCGGAGTGTTGTTGCTCCAATTGTCTGTCGGACTTCCTCTTCATTCCGACAGCTTGCTATTAAATCTTCTTGATTCGGCATATCTCCACCAAGATGACAGGATACCTTAATAGCAGGACAGCCAATGCGCATATGGATCTCACGCGCGCCATTATCATACATCATCTTGATCAATTTTTTGGCAACGGTACCTCTAACAATACTATCATCTATTAAAATGATGGATTTATCCTTCAAATGGGATGGAAATAAGTTGAATATCGATTGAATAACCATTTCCCGTTCTCGTTGAGAAGGAGAATTGACATTTCTCATTAAATATGGATTCCTTATCATTGCTTCCCCGTAGGGAATTTTTGATTGTTCTGCGTATCCGATAGCGAATGTATTTCCACCATTTGGTATTGAACAGACAAAATCTGCAATTACTGGTGCTTCTTCACAAAGTTTCTTTCCAACCTCCAATCGAAACTTATAAGCTGATACACCATCAAGGTTCGAATCAACCCTACTAAAATAGATGTATTCATGGATGCAGTGGGCCTTTCGATCAGCAATTGCTATCTGAGTGCTTCGAATTCCTTCTAAATCAACCCGAATAAGTTCGCCAGGACTTACATGTCTTATAAACACAGCATTATTAGCATCCAAAGCTATACTCTCAGACGCTATTATATATCCACTGGCAGTTTTACCGATGCAAAATGGTTTAATACCTAACGGATCACGAAATCCGTAGAGAATTCCATCAATCATAGCGACAACAGAGTACGATCCCTGAATTTTTCGCATGCAACGACGAACAGCATCTTCTACATTTCCTGTGGTATTAATTTCATTAATTAAGATATGTGCAATAATCTCGGCATCGCTCGTTGTGGTAAAGATCTGTCCAGTCCGTTCATATTCAGAGCGGAGTTCATCTCTATTTATTAGACCCCCATTTAGGGCTATTGAAAGAAAATGATCTTGGAATTGAAAGTTGAGCGGCTGGATATTCTCTCTAATATTTCCTTTGGGTGTCGTATATCGGACATGCCCAATACCCACATATCCTTTCAAGTCTGAAAGAATTTCAGGTGAAAAAGCATCCGCTACAAGGCCAGAACTCTTGAATTTATGAGGCATAGTATCTTCAAAAGTGGATATTCCAGCACTCTCTTGACCACGGTGCTGAAGAGCGTATAAGGCATAATAAAGTTGAATACTAACACTTTTCGTATCGATAATACCTACAATACCGCACATACTCTAATTTTTATTATGGAACCCATAATGATGTAATTCTTGTGATAAATAATGCGATATAACTCAAAGTCCCTTGAATGGGCTCCAATTTACTGCTTCAGTATATTTAAAAAATAATATAGTTTATTAGGTCACGCAGTATTTAAAATAAAAATCATCTAAATGAAATTCTCACAAATTAGAAGAAAAAATGATCTGTCGTTGGCGTGATATTTCTCCTTCGACCATTAAAGGATAACACCCCGTCAAGCAACCCGTGCAAAGATCATCAATATCCATCTTTATTGCTTCAGCAAGGCTTTCAAGAGAAATATGATGAAGTGTTGAAGCACCGATGAGTTCTCCTACCTCCCTTTCATCATGATTTCTTGCAATTAATTCCTCGCGGACGGGCATATCCACACCAAAATAACATGGTGCCATGATCGCAGGAGATCCAATACGCATATGCACCTCTCTAACCCCATTTTCACGTAGCAAATTAATGATCCTCTTAGTTGATGTACCCTTGACGATGCTATCATCGATAAGTACTATGGACTTACCATTAATCGTTTCGGGCAATGGATTAAGTTTAATTCGGATAGCTTGTTGACGTTCTATCATAAACATCCTCCCCATAAAACGGTTTTTTATCATAACTTCACAAAATGGAATTTTTGATTGCTCTGAGTATCCTATCGTG encodes:
- the purF gene encoding amidophosphoribosyltransferase, with the translated sequence MCGIVGIIDTKSVSIQLYYALYALQHRGQESAGISTFEDTMPHKFKSSGLVADAFSPEILSDLKGYVGIGHVRYTTPKGNIRENIQPLNFQFQDHFLSIALNGGLINRDELRSEYERTGQIFTTTSDAEIIAHILINEINTTGNVEDAVRRCMRKIQGSYSVVAMIDGILYGFRDPLGIKPFCIGKTASGYIIASESIALDANNAVFIRHVSPGELIRVDLEGIRSTQIAIADRKAHCIHEYIYFSRVDSNLDGVSAYKFRLEVGKKLCEEAPVIADFVCSIPNGGNTFAIGYAEQSKIPYGEAMIRNPYLMRNVNSPSQREREMVIQSIFNLFPSHLKDKSIILIDDSIVRGTVAKKLIKMMYDNGAREIHMRIGCPAIKVSCHLGGDMPNQEDLIASCRNEEEVRQTIGATTLRYISIEKLNECLRVQYNNLCTGCLTGIFPIANVSEVKSEQPKIKYLDNSFQSNFDQFSSKDFQAEK